From a single Arachis hypogaea cultivar Tifrunner chromosome 3, arahy.Tifrunner.gnm2.J5K5, whole genome shotgun sequence genomic region:
- the LOC112733981 gene encoding two-component response regulator ARR17, whose amino-acid sequence MDCDGVVSGVRMGEASEEVHVLAVDDSLVDRKVIERLLKILACKVTAVDSGLRALEYLGLDQHKIPSQSNGFVEGLKVDLIITDYCMPGMTGYDLLKKIKESSTFREIPVVIMSSENILPRIDRCLEEGAEDFIVKPVKLSDVKRLKDYGVGGRINKRKLPDTTEPDLSSSPPSDSSSLLSSSPSISPSPPSIIDSPIRRLKMTTATHD is encoded by the exons ATGGATTGTGACGGCGTCGTTTCAGGGGTGAGAATGGGAGAGGCTTCCGAAGAGGTTCACGTGTTGGCCGTTGATGACAGCCTCGTCGATCGCAAGGTCATTGAGCGCTTGCTCAAAATCCTAGCTTGTAAag TGACTGCTGTGGATAGTGGACTGAGAGCACTGGAGTATCTTGGACTTGATCAACACAAAATTCCCTCTCAATCTAACGGTTTTGTT gagggTTTGAAGGTGGATCTAATTATCACGGACTACTGCATGCCCGGAATGACCGGTTACGACCTCCTCAAGAAAATCAAG GAATCTTCCACGTTCAGAGAAATTCCAGTTGTGATTATGTCCTCTGAAAATATCTTGCCGCGCATAGACAG GTGTTTGGAGGAAGGTGCAGAGGATTTCATAGTAAAGCCGGTGAAGTTATCTGACGTGAAGCGTTTGAAGGATTACGGCGTTGGTGGTAGGATCAACAAGAGGAAGCTACCAGATACTACTGAACCTGATCTCTCTTCATCACCACCGTCGGATTCCTCATCGCTACTTTCATCATCACCCTCTATTTCTCCATCTCCGCCGTCCATCATTGATTCCCCAATCAGACGGCTCAAAATGACCACCGCCACCCATGATTGA